The window TTGTTTTCATAAAATTTTCTATTGTCCTGATCTAAAAACCACATATCATCACTCCAGTTTTTAGAAGGTATTAATTCAAATTCTTCCTCACTCATCAAGCACTTTTTAAAATAATCCATAGTGTATTCTATCCCTTTTTCCATTCCAAAAGTAGAATAATGTGGTCCTGAGTATGTTACTAAATCTGTCATCTTGTAAATAGTATTAGACAAAATAGTTATATCCGAGTACCCACAAATTATTTTAGGATTGTTTTTTATAATATCATAGTCTATATAATCTAATAATTGATTTGAATTAAATCCTCCTATAACAGTGAGTATCCCTTTTACATTATCATCTAAAAAAGCTTCATGTAAATCATCTACTCGAGATTGTATTGAAGAAGAACTAAATTCATCGATTTCCTCACAATTTTTAGAAAACGTAACCTTAAGCCCCATCTTTTCTAGACATTTATTAGCTATATTTCTAGTACTTTCATCTATTATTCCTAGACTTCTAGCTGGCGCAATGACTCTTATTTCATCTCCTGCTTTCAATTTATTTGTAATCATATTTTTCCTCCTCTTTTGTACATATAATACTTATCCAATAAATATCCAATCAAAATTCCAACACTATAACAAATTAAATCTGACCACAAAAATCCAAATCCTAAAACCAATCCTCCAAGTGTAGTTCCTCTTATACTATCTATAAATTCCCCATGATATAGTTGGCTTATTTCTATACAATAACTAAATATCAAAGAATATATAGTAATCTTTAGTGTACTATATTTATTAAATATAAATCCCATTAGAAAAAACACCATCAGACCCCATAATGTATCTGGAAGATATGTTTTAAGAAAAGGTGGTATACTGTCTAATTTTCTAGACATAAGCCCCATTATTACAACAATAATTATAAGTATAAAATACACATGTCTATTTCTCTTATTCATTCTACCCCACCTTTATTTTTTCTATAATATATTTAACAGGCTTATACAATAAAACTAAAATTATAAATATAGGTATAAAAGAGAATTTGTTAATAATTAATATCCCCGTCATAAGAGAATGTGATACATTGTCTGATCCACATAAATATATAGCTGTTGGTCCATCAGCTCCTCCTATAATTCCTACTGAATAAGCTTCTCTCACACTATACATATGCCTTATTACGTTTATAAATATACAAACACATAAAGAAATCATTGTATGTATTTTTAAATCATACTTTTTTATAATCCTATATTTCATAAAAATTACCCCTTTAACTATTACATTCTTAATAATTTCATTTTATCATTTAATTCAGTAATTTTGCATATTTTTTCATATTCATGCTTTTTATAGCAAAATGCATTAAATAAACAAATTTAGTTTTCTTAAATTCTAATCGAAAATACCTTCTAAAACTAAA is drawn from Tepidibacter hydrothermalis and contains these coding sequences:
- a CDS encoding S66 family peptidase; this encodes MITNKLKAGDEIRVIAPARSLGIIDESTRNIANKCLEKMGLKVTFSKNCEEIDEFSSSSIQSRVDDLHEAFLDDNVKGILTVIGGFNSNQLLDYIDYDIIKNNPKIICGYSDITILSNTIYKMTDLVTYSGPHYSTFGMEKGIEYTMDYFKKCLMSEEEFELIPSKNWSDDMWFLDQDNRKFYENKGYITINKGSAKGKIVGGNLCTLNLLQGTKYMPDLKDKIVFIEDTSSSFPEEFDRDLQSLIHQPDFDKVKGIVIGRFQLGSQMTTEKLMKIIKTKKELNNIPVIAGVDFGHTTPHITFPIGGEVEILANDDCNKIIITKH
- a CDS encoding sodium ion-translocating decarboxylase subunit beta produces the protein MKYRIIKKYDLKIHTMISLCVCIFINVIRHMYSVREAYSVGIIGGADGPTAIYLCGSDNVSHSLMTGILIINKFSFIPIFIILVLLYKPVKYIIEKIKVG
- a CDS encoding DUF2809 domain-containing protein, giving the protein MNKRNRHVYFILIIIVVIMGLMSRKLDSIPPFLKTYLPDTLWGLMVFFLMGFIFNKYSTLKITIYSLIFSYCIEISQLYHGEFIDSIRGTTLGGLVLGFGFLWSDLICYSVGILIGYLLDKYYMYKRGGKI